The genomic interval GCCTTTTGTGCATTGAGGTCACGGAGGACCGGAGCCGCGCACAGGATGCACGCGCGCGTGCGGCAGACTGCTCAGTGCCAGCCGCCCGCCCCGACATGACACCCAGTACGGCCGAGCAGATACGGGACACCGGACACGATGAGCGCTCCTACCTCAGGATCCGCCGACAGCAGCCCCGTCGAAGGTTTCTACCCGGATCCGTCCATTCCTGGCTATATCCGGTACTGGAGCGGCACCGCCTGGGTGCCCGGTACGAGCCGGCCCGCGCCCGCCGAGGGCGAGCCGATGCCCGCGCCGCCGCCCGGAGTCGCCCCCGCCGCCCCCGCGCTCGCCGCGCCCGTACCGCCCACGCCCAGGCGCTCGTCGTCCCCTTCCTCCTCGTCCCCCTCTTCTTCCTCTTCTTCCTCCCCTTCCTCCGCTCCCGCGGAGACGCCGGGAGCCTCGGGCCCGTCCGCGGCCATGCCCCCGGCCCGGCAGTCGGCCGAGGAGACCGGGCCCATGTTCCTGGACGAGGAGCCCGCGCTGCGCGACGCCCGCGCGGAAGCGGCGGATCCGCGCGCCGGGTTCGGCGGTCCGCCCGACCGCCGCGGCGGCTGGGCCGAGCCCGCCGTCCCGGCCGCCCGCGACCCCCGCCAGGACGGGACCGCGCCCGGCGGCGCCCCGGACGGCGCGGCCCCCGAGGGCCCGCGACCCGCGCGTGCCGACGGCACCCTGACGATCCGTCCGGAGCGGCCCGTCGTCCCCTCGGCGCCCTCCGCCCGCTCCGCCCCCGCCACCTCCGGCCGGGGCACCATCCAGCTGCGCACGGCCGCGCAGCCCCAGCAGGCCCAGCCGGCCGCCGCCGCGCCCGCCCCGCAGGTGTGGCCCGACGCCCGGGCCCGGGAGGCCGGCCCCGCACCGCTGCCCGCCGCCCCGGAGCGCCAGGCCCTGCCCGCCTCCCCGAAGCCCGCCACGGACCGCTCGGCCCCCGACCGCCCGGTGTCCGACCGGCCCGGCTCCGACCGCTCCGGCGCGCCGGCCGGCGGCTGGGCGCAGCAGGTGCAGCAGCTCGCCCGCCAGCAGCCCCAGGGCGGCGACGCCGCCGCCCCGTGGAAGCCGCCGAAGGACGACCCCTTCCTGCGGGCCGCGCAGGAGCAGGGCCGGCCCGCAGGGCTCGGCCGGCGGCTCGCCGCGCGCCTCGTCGACTCCGCCGTCCTGGGCGCCGTGGTCTCCGCCGCGGCCGTGCCCCTGTGGGCCAAGGCCACCGAGCACATCGACACCAAGGTCGAGCAGGCCAAGCAGTCCGGCCGGACCGTCACCGTCTGGCTGCTCGACGGCACCACCGGCACCTACCTCGGCATCGTGCTGGCCGTGCTCCTCGTGGCGGGAGTGGTCCTGGAGGCGCTGCCCACCGCCAGGTGGGGCCGCACCCTGGGCAAGAAGCTGTGCGGCGTGCGGGTCCTCGACATCGAGTCGCACGACACCCCCGGCTTCGGGGCGGCGCTCCGCCGCTGGCTGGTGTACGGGGTGCTGGGCGTCCTGGGCGCCGGGGTGCTGGGCGTCCTGTGGTGCCTGTTCGACCGGCCCTGGCGGCAGTGCTGGCACGACAAGGCGGCCCGTACGTTCGTCGCCGCGAAGAGCGGCTGACCGCGGGCAACTCGAACGGCATACGGCCGGATGCGGTCACCGGAAGCCTGGGTTCTACTCGGGCCATGAGCACCGACCAGCCGCGCGACGACGACCCGTTCCAGAAGCGGCCCTCCGAGCCGCCGCCCTACGGCGGCGCCGGCGGAGGCGCCTCACCCGGAGGCGGGCAGGGCGCCGGTGCCCCGTACCCCGGCGGTACGGGCGGCACCGGTGGTACGGGCGGTGGGCCGGGCCCCTATCCGGGCGCCCCCGGTGGCGGTCCCGGCGGTGGTCCCGCCTCCTACCCCGGTGCCCCCGGCAGCGGCCCGGGCGGTGGTACGGGCAATCCTTACGGCAACAGCTTCGGCGCGGCCGACCCGCTCGCGGGCATGCCGCCGCTGGCCAGCCGCTGGAAGCGGCTGGTCGCGCGGATCATCGACGGCCTGCTGGTGGCCATCCCGGTGAGCGCCGTCTTCTCGGCCGCGACCTGGGGCTGGGACCCCTGGGACGACAGCGGCAAGTCCACCGGGCTGTCCATCATCATCGCGGTCGTCTACTTCGTCTACGAAGGCCTGATGCTCACCAAGCGCGGGCAGACGGTCGGCAAGATGGCCATGCAGATCCGGGTGGCGATGCTCGACAACGGGGCGGTTCCCGAGGGGCGGCCGGGCTGGACGCGCGCCGCCGTCTACTCCCTGCCCGAGGTCGTCCCGTGCTGTGGCTTCGTCTTCTGGCTGATCAATGTGCTGTGGTGCACCTGGGACGACCCGTATCACCAGTGCATCCACGACAAGGCCGCCAAGACCGTGGTGGTGTCAACGGTGCAGTGAGTGCTCTCCCACCCTGGACTCCGCGGGCTGCGGCGCACGCCGCGCACGCGCGCCGGCCGCTTCCCCACGGGGGACGCGGCCGGTCGGGCGTGACACCGGCACCGTGAGGGCGACGAGGAGTCCGAGCGCGAGCGAGACAAGGGCGATGAGGGCCGTCCCGAACCCGGCGCCGGGCTGCGCGAACAGCAGCATGGCGAGGGCGGAGAAGACGACGGTGGCCGATCCATAGGCTATCTGTGCGGGAGTCGGACGCGGCATGGCGGGATCCGTCCTCGGGGCTATGAACAGGGGGGTAGCGGAGTCGGCTGGTACGTACAGCAAAACGACTCTACGGTCCTGTCTGCCCGAGCGGAACTCCCGGTAAGCGTGACCTAACCCACGGTACCGGAGCACGGGGGGCGCACGGCGGCATCGCGCCGTCCAACTGGTGAGATCAACGCGCCGGTTGATGTCCGAAATCCGCAACTTAAAGGTCGGATAACGTACTTGCTCTAGCGGCTTCAGTCAAGGTCTGTCTTTTCCGGAGCCTCTCCGGTCAAATACCTCCACAGTTGTTACTGGGGAGGACAGACACAAGTGAAAAGCAGCCAACGGAGGGTCGCCAGATCCGCGGCCGTGGCCACGGCCGTCGTGCTGGGCGCTACGACCCTTTCGGCCGGATTCGCTCAGGCGGCCGGTGCCACGGGCGACAGCGGGACCGACCACCCCGCCGGCGTCGTCCGCAGCGACCCGGAGCAGGCCGGGCGCGGCGTCGAGCACGACCTCAAGGGCCCGTTCACCAAGAAGCGCGAGGCGGAGCGCAAGGCCGCGCTCGACAAGGTGATAGCCGGTGACGCCCGCACCGAGCAGCGCGGTGGTTCGAAGGTCGTCCAGCTCGGCAAGGGCAAGTACGTCGAGCTCGCCCGCGAGAAGACCGACCGCATCTTCACCGTCCTGGTCGAGTTCGGCGACAAGGTCGACGACACCACGATGTACGACCCGGACGGCCCCGACGGGCCCAAGCCGCCCGTCAAGAAGTTCGGCGGCGCACCCGGCCCCGCCCACAACCGGATAGACCAGCCGGACCGTGCGAAGGACAACAGCACGGCCTGGCAGAAGGACTACAACCGGCAGCACTTCCAGGACCTGTACTTCTCGAAGGACAAGAGCAAGGAGTCCCTCGCCAAGTACTACGAGAAGCAGTCCTCGGGCCGCTACTCGGTCGAGGGCCAGGTGACCGACTGGGTCAAGGTCCCCTTCAACGAGGCCCGCTACGGCTCCAACTACTGCGGCTCCACCAACTGCCCGAGCGCCTGGGACCTGGTGCGCGACGGCGTCAACCAGTGGGCCGCGGACCAGAAGGCCGCCGGCCGCTCCGACGCCGAGATCAAGGCGGAGCTGGCCAAGTACGACCAGTGGGACCGCAACGACTTCGACGGCGACGGCAACTTCAACGAGCCCGACGGCTACATCGACCACTTCCAGATCGTCCACGCCGGCGAGGACGAGTCCGCCGGCGGCGGCGCGCAGAAGACCGACG from Streptomyces albireticuli carries:
- a CDS encoding RDD family protein, with the translated sequence MFLDEEPALRDARAEAADPRAGFGGPPDRRGGWAEPAVPAARDPRQDGTAPGGAPDGAAPEGPRPARADGTLTIRPERPVVPSAPSARSAPATSGRGTIQLRTAAQPQQAQPAAAAPAPQVWPDARAREAGPAPLPAAPERQALPASPKPATDRSAPDRPVSDRPGSDRSGAPAGGWAQQVQQLARQQPQGGDAAAPWKPPKDDPFLRAAQEQGRPAGLGRRLAARLVDSAVLGAVVSAAAVPLWAKATEHIDTKVEQAKQSGRTVTVWLLDGTTGTYLGIVLAVLLVAGVVLEALPTARWGRTLGKKLCGVRVLDIESHDTPGFGAALRRWLVYGVLGVLGAGVLGVLWCLFDRPWRQCWHDKAARTFVAAKSG
- a CDS encoding RDD family protein, producing MSTDQPRDDDPFQKRPSEPPPYGGAGGGASPGGGQGAGAPYPGGTGGTGGTGGGPGPYPGAPGGGPGGGPASYPGAPGSGPGGGTGNPYGNSFGAADPLAGMPPLASRWKRLVARIIDGLLVAIPVSAVFSAATWGWDPWDDSGKSTGLSIIIAVVYFVYEGLMLTKRGQTVGKMAMQIRVAMLDNGAVPEGRPGWTRAAVYSLPEVVPCCGFVFWLINVLWCTWDDPYHQCIHDKAAKTVVVSTVQ